GCAGACTGTTCGGGAAAAGCGAACTGCAAAGGCCGGTCGCTGCGTTCGGGCTCAGCCTCTGCAAACAGCAGCGCCTGATTGATAAACCGCTCCAGCGGGTCCCGTGCCGACCAGCGTAGCGGTCGATCCAGCTTGAGCAGAGTGACCTCTGGCAAACTGGCGCAGAACTTGAGCATAAATCCCCGCCCGGTTCCCTCATAGCCCTGTAGCGTGGAGGTCAGCAGCACACGGGGACAGAGAGTGACCAGTTGATGAAGGATTGGCGTCGGGATTGCGGCAGCTTCATCAATCAGCAGCCAGTCAACGTTCTGAGGGCGCTGCTCCGGATCAAGGGCCAGTAGCCTGTCCGGAGAAATAAAGTCGAATGCCTCGCCAGCAAACTCTGCCAGCACATCCGTGGCCATTTTTGCCGGTGCGGTGATCAGGCAGCGACCGGGCCAGCGCGCGGCCAGCTTTCCGGCCAGGGCTGACTTTCCCCTTCCTCTTGGGGCTGTCAGCACTGAAATACCCGGCTTGCTGATTAATAGCGCATCCAGCACCGCCTGCTGTTCCGCACTCTCTGCGGGTTGCCATTCGGGTAGCTCTGCCAGCAGGGGAAGCGTAAAAGGCTGCTGCTGCCGAAGCACCGCAACCTCTTTGTCCTGCTGAATAAGCTGCTGAAGACGCAGAATAAAATGACCAGAAGCTATAGCCGAAGGCTGCTCACTCCAGCGCAGGGTGTCGGTATCCGGCAGCATTGACCAGCTATCCCAGTCGGGCACCAGCATCAGCAGCCAGCTTCCCGCCTTAAGCGTACCGGAAAGCGCCGCCAGCGCCTCAGCATGAAAACCGCTACGGGCGTCAAACACCGCGTGAAGAAACTCCCGGCCCAGCAAAGTTCTGGCCGCGGCGGGTGCACAGTTCAACGGGCTACCGGGCGCATCGCCAAGCCACATCCAGTCGCCGGGAAGCCACGCCATCCACTGCTCTGCCTGCTGCTGACACCAGCCTGCCTCGCCGCTTACGACCAGAATCTGCCGTTGTCCCTGGCGCTTAAGCTGTTCGCTGTGCCTGAGGAGCGCCTCTGTCTCTGCCATGATCAGCGACTGAAGGTGTCGCACTGGCCCGGATTACCGCCATCAAACCCTTTTTTAAACCAGCTGTAACGCTGCTCAGAAGTACCGTGCGTAAAGCTGTCCGGCACTACCCGCCCCTGACTGCGTTGCTGCAAACGATCGTCACCTATGGCTTCTGCCGCATTCAGGGCCTCCTGCAGGTCGCCAGGCTCAAGTACATTCTGTTTTTGCATGTAGTAGCCCCACACGCCTGCAAAACAGTCGGCCTGCAACTCCATTTTTACCGACAGCTGATTCACCTGCGCCTCGCTTGCGCCCTGCTGCATCTGGCGAACCTTAGGCTCAATCCCCAGCAGTTTCTGCACGTGGTGGCCCACCTCATGGGCAATAACATAGCCCTGAGCAAAGTCGCCATCCGCGCCCAGCTTGTTTTTCATTTCGTCATAGAAAGAGAGGTCGATATAGACCGTGCTGTCTGCCGGGCAGTAAAACGGCCCCATCACCGACTGGCCTGTGCCACATCCTGTGCGGGTGGCACCCCGGTACATCACCATTTTGGGTGCAGTATAGGTTTTGCCCATTTTCTGGAACAGCTGCTGCCAGGTATCTTCAGTCGTTGCCAGAATCACCGAGGTAAATTTGGCGGCTTCATCCTGTTCAGGATTGATACCCTGACGTTGTGAAGCTGGCTGGCTGACAGAGGTCGATTCCCCCGTCAGCAGCGGGCTGAGGTCATAGCCATAGTAGCTGGCGACCACCACCACAATCAGCAGGATGATGCCCCCTTTGCCCCTTGGAATACGCATTCTGCCGCTGCCAACAGTACCGGATTCATTACGGCGATCGTCCACATTGTCGCTCTCACGGCGCCCTTGCCAACGCATAAATTACCTCTCGTTATTATCACTTCGCGGCTGATGCATTGATTTTAGTCGGCTGTCACGGGTAACACCAGCATTCAGGGGATTATGCGGAGTCAGTGAGCAAAGATTGGGCAGAACAGAAAAGTGAGGCACAGCAGGCAGAGACGGGTTTAACCAGGGCAGGAGAAAACTTAAAGAGAGAAGGCTGCGACAGCGTGCCGCAGCCCGAAAAATCAGTCCAGCTTAACGCCAAGACGATTAGCCACTTCTTCATAGGCTTCGATCAGGCCGCCCATGCTCTGGCGGTAACGATCTTTGTCCATCTTTTCCAGGGTTTCTTTGTCCCACAGGCGGGCACCGTCTGGCGAAAACTCATCGCCCAGCACCACTTCGCCGTTGAACAGGCCAAACTCCAGCTTGAAGTCCACCAGAATCAGCCCGGCATCGGAGAACAGCTTGCTCAGTACGTCGTTGGCTTTGTAAGTCAGCTCACGCATACGGGCCAGATTCTCTTTATTTACCCAGCCAAAGGTTTCGCAGTAGGATTCGTTGACCATAGGATCATGTTTGGCATCATCTTTCAGGAACAGGTCAAACAGCGGTGGATTGAGGATCATGCCCTCTTCCACGCCCAGACGCTTCACCAGTGAGCCTGCCGCACGGTTACGCACCACACACTCAACCGGCACCATATCCAGCTTTTTCACCAGAGATTCATTATCAGACAGCAGCGCTTCCAGCTGGGTTGGGATGCCCGCTTCCTGCAATTTAGTCATAATGAAATGATTGAACTTATTGTTAATCATGCCCTTGCGATCAAACTGTTCGATACGCTCACCGTCCAGTGCTGACGTATCATTGCGGAATTCGAGTACCAACAGATCCGGGTTTTCGGTGCTGTAAACGGTTTTCGCTTTGCCGCGATACAACTCAGCTTGCTTTTGCATCTTGTTTAACTCCAGAAATAGAACGGAAAAATTTTTGTGCTGTGACCAGTTTATTCGCTGTGACGAAAAAATCGAAGCAATCGTTTTCGTCGCGGAAAATAAAAAAGGCCGGAAGGGTCCGGCCTTAAGGTATTACTTACTGAAAGCGGCGTTAAACACGGCAACCAGCGAGTCGTTTTGCGACTGGGTCAGCGTGTGGCCTTTAGGATCCAGGAGCTGCAGGCTACTGCGGTTATCCAGATCGCCGACCTGAATTTTATAATCGCCATTTGCCAGGCCCGGATCTTTCGCGCCTATTTCATCCCAGTCACTGCTGCCCGGGGCTTTATAGGTCACGTTCAGGCTGCCCTGAGAACGGTTTTTATCCGTAACTTTCATGCCTACGCGCTCAAGGGCTGCTGGCAGACGATCCCAGACAGTGTTGAACGGCGCACGTACGATCAGATCTGGCAGGCCGGTATCATCAGCCCCGCTCTGCACATCGATCTGTGTCGCGCTGCGTTGTGCCGCGGCATTTTCACGGGTGGTTTCGATTTTATCCAGACCGCTGCTCAGCTCATTCAGCATCTGTGCAGTGTAACGCTGCAGCTGAACAGGCGAGTTCACGCCGGTGTTTTCCTGCTGCAATTCCAGCAGTTTTACAGAGAGCGCCTGCTGATAGCCCTGCTGCTGAACGCTGATCTGGTAGCGGCCACGGTACTGGTGATCTTCATCAGCACGGTTCCACTGGACCCAGTCGGTGGTCAGCGTCTGGTTAGCATCATTGCGGCTGGCAACCGGGAAGTTCTTCGCCTGCACCACATCAACAACCTGCGGCCACAGGGTACCGGCACGAGCGTTATCCAGCAGCAGCACGCCTGAGTTACCGGCGAACTGGGTACGGGTCCCGTTCATTAATGCCAGCGGCTGAGCCGGTGGACGGATGTCCAGCTGCTTGCCCACGGCACCTTTGCTGCTGGCGGATGGGATATCATAATCGCCATTCTGCAGCGGCAGCACCATCCCTGCTGGTGCATGCAGATCGCTGACATCAGCCGCCTGCAGATAAGACTCATCGCCGCTGACCTGACGCTTATAGCGCTGATCGCTGGAACATGCTGACAGCAGCATCACCAGAGAAAGCCCCACCACTGTTGCTACCCTGGACTTTTGTACTGAATAAGCCATTAAAACTCCCTAAATTTACAGCAGACCTGCATTTTTCAGTGCCTGCTCAACAACCGGACGACCGGCATCAGTCATCGGCGTCATTGGCAGACGCAGCGTGTCGGTTGCAATTAATCCTAACTGTTTGGCAGCCCATTTGACCGGGACAGGATTAGGCTCAATGAATAGCTTCTGATGCAGGTGCATCAGGCGCTGATTAAGGCGTCGCGCTTCTGCAAAATTACCCTGTTTG
This genomic window from Erwinia sp. E_sp_B01_1 contains:
- a CDS encoding GNAT family N-acetyltransferase yields the protein MAETEALLRHSEQLKRQGQRQILVVSGEAGWCQQQAEQWMAWLPGDWMWLGDAPGSPLNCAPAAARTLLGREFLHAVFDARSGFHAEALAALSGTLKAGSWLLMLVPDWDSWSMLPDTDTLRWSEQPSAIASGHFILRLQQLIQQDKEVAVLRQQQPFTLPLLAELPEWQPAESAEQQAVLDALLISKPGISVLTAPRGRGKSALAGKLAARWPGRCLITAPAKMATDVLAEFAGEAFDFISPDRLLALDPEQRPQNVDWLLIDEAAAIPTPILHQLVTLCPRVLLTSTLQGYEGTGRGFMLKFCASLPEVTLLKLDRPLRWSARDPLERFINQALLFAEAEPERSDRPLQFAFPEQSAWLDQPERLSAMYQLLTSAHYRTSPLDLRRMMDAPGMHFSLALQGEVVQGAAWLVDEGGLSAELASAVWAGFRRPRGNLVAQSLAAHGGWPEAAQMHSRRISRIAIAPACRRKGVGRHMVEQSLAAAGGLDFLSVSFGYTEDLWRFWQACGFRLVRFGSQREASSGCYTAMAVLPLSEQAEALAQRASRQMQRDWPWLQRLIPDAGLAIPASEEQKLEDDDWRELAGYAWGHRPFESSVGALARLLREATGEYPLLNGAIFGGLSAAELCQQFGLTGRKAVQAGWRQEAQRAMTMLDHLRSASWQAYLKSLN
- a CDS encoding neutral zinc metallopeptidase, which gives rise to MRWQGRRESDNVDDRRNESGTVGSGRMRIPRGKGGIILLIVVVVASYYGYDLSPLLTGESTSVSQPASQRQGINPEQDEAAKFTSVILATTEDTWQQLFQKMGKTYTAPKMVMYRGATRTGCGTGQSVMGPFYCPADSTVYIDLSFYDEMKNKLGADGDFAQGYVIAHEVGHHVQKLLGIEPKVRQMQQGASEAQVNQLSVKMELQADCFAGVWGYYMQKQNVLEPGDLQEALNAAEAIGDDRLQQRSQGRVVPDSFTHGTSEQRYSWFKKGFDGGNPGQCDTFSR
- the purC gene encoding phosphoribosylaminoimidazolesuccinocarboxamide synthase; the protein is MQKQAELYRGKAKTVYSTENPDLLVLEFRNDTSALDGERIEQFDRKGMINNKFNHFIMTKLQEAGIPTQLEALLSDNESLVKKLDMVPVECVVRNRAAGSLVKRLGVEEGMILNPPLFDLFLKDDAKHDPMVNESYCETFGWVNKENLARMRELTYKANDVLSKLFSDAGLILVDFKLEFGLFNGEVVLGDEFSPDGARLWDKETLEKMDKDRYRQSMGGLIEAYEEVANRLGVKLD
- the bamC gene encoding outer membrane protein assembly factor BamC, whose protein sequence is MAYSVQKSRVATVVGLSLVMLLSACSSDQRYKRQVSGDESYLQAADVSDLHAPAGMVLPLQNGDYDIPSASSKGAVGKQLDIRPPAQPLALMNGTRTQFAGNSGVLLLDNARAGTLWPQVVDVVQAKNFPVASRNDANQTLTTDWVQWNRADEDHQYRGRYQISVQQQGYQQALSVKLLELQQENTGVNSPVQLQRYTAQMLNELSSGLDKIETTRENAAAQRSATQIDVQSGADDTGLPDLIVRAPFNTVWDRLPAALERVGMKVTDKNRSQGSLNVTYKAPGSSDWDEIGAKDPGLANGDYKIQVGDLDNRSSLQLLDPKGHTLTQSQNDSLVAVFNAAFSK